The following proteins come from a genomic window of Streptomyces sp. NBC_01716:
- a CDS encoding lysyl oxidase family protein, with the protein MTRTHQARLRRSALAAGAALAVTAGVVAAAPDGDSAQTTPKLSLIAATNSLTLDSWKEDPGVYLDLGTYLTSEGGPFELKVTRKSYKDPVVAEQIIHNGTETTTKALPADLVKDFSGLPDFAQISITDTNRKVVVNRSEKYCPNNAAGRINPDGPAKSKYPESCPENAFTLGSVWGVEKGWASNTYAGYSSGPVKLAAGKYTAKVTVNKRYRDLFGISSKPQLINLTVRERSWEDEDGAGLRANKAMSGHSGHDMAAMKGMAGHGSMRPEAPAAPTSGAGPSYNVGHGPLIPAPPALPWALKKASLKAAVAPVGDGPGRTDGSRQAPAASPNAKRPTGKAAVPDVPKPDLRSLPAYGIEISDGGQEVKGKDYLAFSANVWNAGPAQLVVDGFRSPGKELMDAYQYFYDADGTQVGYTPTGTMEWDPRPGHEHWHFTDFASYRLLKADQKEQVRSGKEAFCLANTDAVDYTVKNANWHPGNTDLSTACGQENSISVREVLDVGSGDTYTQDLPGQSFDITNLPNGTYYIQVLANPENRLKETNLDNNSALRKVVLGGKPGARTVKVPAHDLVDAN; encoded by the coding sequence ATGACCAGAACGCACCAAGCCCGGCTCCGGCGTTCGGCGTTGGCCGCCGGCGCGGCGCTCGCCGTCACCGCCGGCGTCGTGGCCGCGGCACCCGACGGCGACTCGGCGCAGACCACGCCGAAGCTCAGCCTGATCGCCGCGACCAACTCGCTGACGCTCGACTCGTGGAAGGAGGACCCGGGCGTCTACCTCGACCTCGGGACCTACCTCACGTCCGAGGGCGGGCCGTTCGAACTCAAGGTGACCCGCAAGTCGTACAAGGACCCGGTCGTCGCCGAGCAGATCATCCACAACGGCACCGAGACCACCACCAAGGCCCTTCCCGCCGACCTGGTGAAGGACTTCTCGGGTCTGCCGGACTTCGCCCAGATCAGCATCACCGACACGAACCGCAAGGTCGTGGTCAACCGCTCCGAGAAGTACTGCCCGAACAACGCGGCGGGCCGGATCAACCCCGACGGACCCGCGAAGTCGAAGTACCCGGAGAGCTGCCCGGAGAACGCGTTCACCCTCGGTTCGGTGTGGGGTGTCGAGAAGGGCTGGGCGTCCAACACGTACGCCGGCTACTCCTCCGGGCCGGTGAAGCTCGCCGCCGGCAAGTACACCGCCAAGGTGACGGTGAACAAGCGCTACCGCGACCTCTTCGGCATCTCCAGCAAGCCGCAGCTGATCAACCTGACGGTGCGCGAGCGCAGTTGGGAGGACGAGGACGGAGCCGGGCTGCGCGCCAACAAGGCGATGTCCGGCCACAGCGGCCACGACATGGCGGCCATGAAGGGCATGGCCGGGCACGGTTCGATGCGCCCCGAGGCCCCCGCGGCCCCGACGAGCGGCGCCGGCCCCTCGTACAACGTGGGCCACGGCCCGCTCATCCCGGCCCCGCCCGCCCTGCCGTGGGCGCTGAAGAAGGCCTCGCTCAAGGCCGCGGTGGCACCCGTCGGTGACGGCCCCGGCCGCACGGACGGCTCCCGCCAGGCGCCCGCCGCCAGTCCCAACGCCAAGCGTCCGACGGGCAAGGCGGCGGTCCCGGACGTGCCGAAGCCCGACCTGCGTTCGCTGCCGGCCTACGGCATCGAGATCAGCGACGGCGGCCAGGAGGTCAAGGGCAAGGACTACCTCGCCTTCAGCGCCAACGTCTGGAACGCGGGCCCCGCTCAGCTCGTCGTGGACGGCTTCCGCAGCCCCGGCAAGGAACTGATGGACGCCTACCAGTACTTCTACGACGCGGACGGTACGCAGGTCGGCTACACCCCGACCGGCACCATGGAGTGGGACCCGCGGCCGGGCCACGAGCACTGGCACTTCACCGACTTCGCCAGCTACCGGCTGCTGAAGGCGGACCAGAAGGAGCAGGTGCGCAGCGGCAAGGAGGCGTTCTGCCTGGCCAACACCGACGCGGTCGACTACACGGTGAAGAACGCCAACTGGCACCCGGGCAACACCGATCTGTCCACCGCGTGCGGCCAGGAGAACTCGATCTCCGTCCGCGAGGTGCTGGACGTCGGCTCCGGCGACACGTACACGCAGGACCTGCCGGGCCAGTCGTTCGACATCACCAACCTGCCGAACGGCACCTACTACATCCAGGTGCTGGCCAACCCCGAGAACCGTCTCAAGGAGACGAACCTCGACAACAACAGCGCGCTGCGCAAGGTCGTCCTGGGCGGCAAGCCGGGCGCGCGCACGGTGAAGGTCCCGGCCCACGACCTGGTCGACGCCAACTGA
- a CDS encoding zinc-binding dehydrogenase, translated as MRALLVDRSTPVGLRLGEAPDPVPAPHQALVRVAATSLNHGEVRFVLREAADGAVLGWDAAGVVERAAADGSGPPVGTPVVTLGPDGAWAELRAVDTDLIGTVPAGADLGAVSTVPVAGGSALRALARIGPILGKRILVTAATGGTGRYAVQLARLGGAHVIASTGDPDAHGESLRALGAHEVVAGPAGLGAPVDGVVDLVGGDQLVHAFERLRPGGTLVSVGHVAVDQGENFPYGALFGNEGRHDRSLVTFFLLDCPDLGPDLGVLAAKVAAGELDANVSWRGGWDKAPDAVGALLERRLHGKAVLELL; from the coding sequence ATGCGCGCTCTGCTCGTCGACCGCTCCACGCCCGTCGGCCTCCGCCTCGGCGAGGCCCCCGACCCCGTACCCGCGCCGCACCAGGCCCTGGTCAGGGTGGCCGCGACCTCGCTCAATCACGGTGAGGTCCGATTCGTCCTGCGGGAAGCCGCTGATGGGGCCGTGCTCGGCTGGGACGCCGCCGGAGTCGTCGAACGCGCCGCCGCCGATGGCTCGGGTCCGCCCGTCGGTACGCCGGTGGTGACCCTCGGCCCCGACGGCGCCTGGGCCGAACTGCGCGCGGTTGACACCGACTTGATCGGTACGGTCCCGGCCGGCGCCGACCTCGGGGCCGTCAGCACCGTCCCCGTGGCGGGCGGCAGCGCCCTGCGCGCACTGGCGCGGATCGGGCCGATCCTCGGCAAGCGGATACTGGTCACCGCCGCGACGGGCGGCACCGGGCGGTACGCCGTACAGCTCGCCCGGCTCGGCGGCGCCCATGTCATCGCCTCCACCGGCGACCCCGATGCCCACGGGGAGAGCCTTCGGGCGCTCGGCGCGCACGAGGTGGTCGCCGGGCCGGCCGGGCTGGGCGCGCCCGTCGACGGTGTGGTCGATCTGGTCGGCGGCGACCAACTCGTGCATGCCTTCGAGCGGTTGAGGCCCGGCGGGACCCTGGTCTCGGTCGGTCATGTCGCGGTCGACCAGGGTGAGAACTTCCCGTACGGCGCGCTCTTCGGCAACGAGGGACGGCACGACCGCTCGCTCGTCACCTTCTTTCTGCTGGACTGCCCGGACCTCGGTCCTGACCTCGGTGTGCTCGCGGCCAAGGTCGCCGCCGGCGAACTGGACGCGAACGTCTCCTGGCGCGGCGGCTGGGACAAGGCGCCGGACGCGGTCGGGGCCCTTCTCGAACGCCGGCTCCACGGGAAAGCCGTCCTCGAACTGCTCTGA
- a CDS encoding polysaccharide lyase family 8 super-sandwich domain-containing protein — MQLSRRTLLTMLPASALLAMAAPLRAQAAGQADPADSADPVANHAAVLANALAIFAGTAESNARPEVAAKLAAIASTARTRLTALDGAGAGELFKGLPLGTSDANLNTSYQYLYEIALATRTPGPAASDLRDDVSVQRRVIDGLTRLHETYYGDQSKGYYGNWFNWEIGISASVSKTLVLLKDELAAYRPELAATYLASMDAYLRNGKDGDVDLDSRFHTGANLADITTNRILQGAVTGDDARVAKAVADQLTVYATVDPYRPQHGVTDGFYADGSFIQHDSVAYTGSYGKVLLTRAVGTVKILEGTDYIDTADLVAVVRGWVADGFAPLVFEGWMMEVVKGRGVSRTATGYTDVAVVVEAVVDLSGHATGTDAGTLAGYVKFVRQTSKAALDPAVFVSPVSVARYADILADTSVPARDLGDAESHTAFNAMDKTVHRRPGYAFALARSSARISKYEYMSGENLMPWFQGDGAHYLYLAGQDQTLAFGVDYYTTVSPYQLAGVTAPVETRGTVPGLYGTAWYDNPERGFTSSSESQNTYVYFPRGTNTLSGGARLGTYGAVGLVLGDDVAYAAKQAGELPDDFVTYRNAVATKSWFMFDEEIVVLAAGVGDPAGRAVTTTLDSRIAAAPDTVTVSGRLRNGAAWPGSGTAPGPVSWLRYADAGQGVSVGYVFLDGDRDSLPTVALDTVTRSRRVVRTSNPDTPVTKRVFSLRVDQPAGARRLSMAHALVPNATEGQLKAYGRGPLSVVANSTRVQAVEHRGLSLLAANTFTPGIHHAGRLAIEGPASVLLRTERDGTVSLAVADPTTERSTVSLTLHGRWLRAVSSDDGVSVRKVLGGTRIDVNTHQVHGHSLTARLR, encoded by the coding sequence TTGCAGCTCTCGCGCCGCACCCTGTTGACGATGTTGCCCGCGTCAGCCCTGCTCGCCATGGCCGCGCCACTGCGTGCTCAGGCAGCTGGCCAGGCTGACCCGGCCGACTCGGCGGACCCGGTCGCCAACCACGCCGCGGTCCTCGCCAACGCCCTCGCGATCTTCGCCGGCACCGCCGAGTCCAACGCCCGCCCCGAGGTCGCCGCCAAGCTCGCCGCCATCGCGTCGACGGCCCGCACCCGCCTCACCGCGCTCGACGGCGCGGGCGCCGGGGAACTCTTCAAGGGCCTTCCCCTCGGCACGAGCGACGCGAACCTCAACACCTCGTACCAGTACCTGTACGAGATCGCCCTCGCCACCCGCACCCCCGGCCCCGCCGCCTCGGACCTCCGCGACGACGTGAGCGTCCAGCGGCGCGTCATCGACGGACTGACGCGGCTTCACGAGACGTACTACGGGGACCAATCGAAGGGCTACTACGGCAACTGGTTCAACTGGGAGATCGGCATCTCGGCAAGCGTCAGCAAGACCCTCGTCCTGCTGAAGGACGAACTCGCCGCCTACCGGCCCGAGTTGGCCGCCACCTATCTCGCCTCGATGGACGCCTATCTGCGCAACGGCAAGGACGGCGACGTCGACCTCGACTCGCGCTTCCACACCGGCGCCAATCTCGCCGACATCACCACCAACCGGATCCTCCAGGGCGCCGTCACCGGCGACGACGCGCGCGTCGCCAAGGCCGTCGCCGACCAGCTGACCGTGTACGCCACAGTCGATCCATACAGGCCCCAACACGGGGTCACCGACGGCTTCTACGCCGACGGTTCCTTCATCCAGCACGACTCGGTCGCGTACACCGGTTCGTACGGCAAGGTCCTGCTCACCCGCGCCGTGGGGACCGTCAAGATCCTCGAAGGCACCGACTACATCGACACCGCCGATCTGGTGGCCGTCGTGCGGGGCTGGGTGGCCGACGGTTTCGCGCCGCTCGTCTTCGAGGGCTGGATGATGGAGGTCGTCAAGGGCCGCGGGGTGTCGCGGACGGCGACGGGCTACACGGACGTCGCGGTCGTCGTCGAAGCCGTGGTCGATCTCTCCGGACACGCGACGGGCACCGACGCCGGCACGCTCGCGGGGTATGTGAAGTTCGTACGGCAGACGTCGAAGGCCGCGCTCGACCCGGCCGTCTTCGTCTCACCGGTCAGCGTCGCGCGCTACGCCGACATCCTCGCCGACACGTCCGTGCCGGCGCGGGACCTCGGGGACGCCGAAAGCCACACCGCGTTCAACGCGATGGACAAGACCGTGCACCGGCGGCCCGGTTACGCCTTCGCGCTCGCCCGCAGCTCGGCCCGGATCAGCAAGTACGAGTACATGAGCGGCGAGAACCTGATGCCGTGGTTCCAGGGTGACGGCGCGCACTACCTGTATCTCGCCGGCCAGGACCAGACGCTCGCCTTCGGCGTCGACTACTACACGACGGTGTCGCCGTACCAACTGGCGGGCGTCACCGCGCCGGTGGAGACGCGCGGGACGGTCCCCGGGCTGTACGGCACGGCCTGGTACGACAACCCGGAGCGCGGCTTCACCTCGTCCTCCGAGTCGCAGAACACGTACGTCTACTTCCCGCGCGGCACCAACACCCTGTCCGGCGGGGCCCGTCTGGGCACGTACGGCGCGGTCGGACTCGTGCTCGGCGACGATGTCGCGTACGCGGCGAAGCAGGCCGGCGAGCTGCCCGACGACTTCGTCACCTACCGGAACGCGGTCGCCACCAAGTCGTGGTTCATGTTCGACGAGGAGATCGTCGTCCTGGCGGCGGGGGTCGGTGACCCGGCGGGACGCGCGGTGACGACGACGCTGGACAGCAGGATCGCCGCAGCGCCGGACACCGTCACGGTCAGCGGGCGGCTCCGGAACGGCGCGGCGTGGCCGGGGAGCGGTACGGCTCCGGGCCCGGTGTCCTGGCTGAGGTACGCGGACGCCGGGCAGGGGGTGTCGGTCGGGTACGTCTTCCTGGACGGGGACCGTGACAGCCTGCCAACCGTCGCCCTGGACACCGTCACGAGGAGTCGGCGCGTCGTGCGTACGTCCAACCCCGACACCCCGGTCACCAAGCGGGTGTTCTCGCTCCGCGTCGACCAACCGGCGGGCGCCCGGCGGCTGTCGATGGCCCACGCGCTCGTACCGAACGCCACGGAGGGGCAGTTGAAGGCGTACGGGCGCGGGCCGCTGTCCGTGGTGGCCAACAGCACGCGCGTGCAGGCCGTCGAGCACCGCGGCCTGTCCCTCCTCGCCGCCAACACCTTCACGCCGGGCATCCACCACGCGGGCCGGCTCGCGATCGAGGGCCCCGCGTCGGTGCTGCTGCGGACGGAGCGCGACGGCACGGTCTCGCTCGCGGTCGCGGACCCGACGACGGAACGGAGCACGGTTTCCCTGACCCTGCACGGCCGTTGGCTGCGTGCCGTGTCGTCCGACGACGGGGTCAGCGTCCGCAAGGTGCTCGGCGGCACCCGTATCGACGTCAACACCCACCAGGTGCACGGCCACAGCCTGACGGCACGACTGCGCTAG
- a CDS encoding CHAT domain-containing protein: MGEEEETGGVQALRAWAGEAVGRAKELLPTPDTVARHSRAHDDSITELEALSDLLDHEPELRSSVSLWLGGALTLRHGTGGGSPEDRERAHGLLRDVRDPATTTGATASTEDRRWAALFLLTHALPLQEMLGGLSPEPDATSFFDMIMREGPAGMAAFAGEIRELVSEAAELPLPPETLVQLRQVRDLYDDPSAQGVTDLFTGLIPDNGSPGTDPLRQLMTNMLSAMTGGVGPKGGTGPTPGAGADTGDARATPDPSGEPGPGSPAMPRTPDDFRRLIAALQAANTTSVDFVNQVGGGDPAAVNQQLGRLREALDGLPEGTPNKDALEGLMALLFTASEGAGGTLQDQAIGLEHTRTITDFLRRQSESSIPMADGFAIMADVMGLMTEVRTAGQAEDVERLRGLLPKAEALADAVPEDHDFRFVAVFTRAMARLMLGRFTMDRELLLRGLADFEEGSAAAGGSPVPIGEEELESMIPDLAALRSYLTDDAANIPDRDVPPPDAPADRLNSAADRLGMRYAFTRDPADLDAAITTLERLREHIRQGRAPRVAAKSLWSLAEFYRARWHREQSASDADAATDAANEALEALAADVLLQHGAEHRLTTAREGASLGVRAALWAASHGRVDDAVAALELGRALVLQSAATSRAVPDLLEEHGHPELAAAWRKSGTADSTELPAELPSTLRREALEALGYRKRGGLFGTPTLRELADGVGEAGADALIYLVPSGEDEAPGMVLAVGPEIGIGAGALPMLSASGTAPLEHYLDAAAARAEHPGEAAERAWEEALSDLCDWAYEVFAHVLAGLEEHLPGEAADRRTPRVVLVPCGRLGIVPWHAARFPADAPHDYLCQALVISYAASGSQFLRTVKRAPRDPVSAPAMVADPSLSLTYAEVEVLELRNAFYPGARLYGDFASLPPDSVPAGTPDQLLALLAQDHSMVHLATHGMAGIRPTESALHLAPDGRGEKIGRLNVTRLLDRPPPDGQAAQDGPLIVLSACETDLSTRDHDEALTLTTAFVSGGARDVVGSRWTARDSVSTLLMAVFHHHLRAGLSPVDALRAAQLWMLDPDRRDPGRLSDSLRPDIGRPDLQRPALWAAFIHQGHPGRREVTV; the protein is encoded by the coding sequence GTGGGGGAAGAAGAGGAGACCGGTGGCGTTCAGGCTTTACGGGCTTGGGCCGGCGAGGCCGTCGGGCGGGCGAAGGAATTGCTGCCGACGCCGGACACCGTCGCCAGACACTCACGCGCCCATGACGACTCGATCACCGAACTCGAAGCGCTTTCGGACCTGTTGGACCACGAGCCCGAGCTGCGCAGCTCGGTGAGCCTGTGGCTCGGCGGTGCCCTCACCCTGCGCCACGGCACCGGGGGCGGATCTCCCGAAGACCGGGAGCGGGCGCACGGCCTGCTGCGGGACGTACGGGACCCGGCCACGACGACCGGAGCCACGGCCTCCACCGAGGACCGGCGGTGGGCCGCGCTGTTCCTGCTGACGCACGCGCTGCCGTTGCAGGAGATGCTCGGCGGGCTCTCGCCGGAACCGGACGCGACCTCCTTCTTCGACATGATCATGCGGGAGGGGCCGGCCGGGATGGCCGCCTTCGCCGGCGAGATTCGGGAGCTGGTGAGCGAGGCGGCCGAGCTCCCACTGCCGCCGGAGACCCTGGTGCAGCTGCGGCAGGTGCGCGACCTCTATGACGACCCCTCTGCCCAGGGGGTCACCGACCTGTTCACCGGCCTCATTCCCGACAACGGTTCTCCGGGCACCGATCCTCTGCGGCAGCTGATGACGAACATGCTGTCCGCGATGACCGGAGGCGTGGGCCCGAAGGGCGGCACGGGCCCCACGCCCGGTGCCGGCGCGGACACGGGTGACGCGCGCGCCACCCCGGACCCCTCCGGCGAACCCGGCCCCGGCTCCCCCGCCATGCCCCGTACCCCCGACGACTTCCGCCGGCTCATCGCCGCGTTGCAGGCCGCCAACACCACGTCCGTGGACTTCGTGAACCAGGTCGGCGGCGGCGACCCCGCCGCCGTCAATCAGCAACTCGGGCGGCTGCGCGAGGCGTTGGACGGGCTGCCGGAGGGCACGCCGAACAAGGACGCTCTCGAAGGGCTGATGGCCCTGCTGTTCACCGCGAGCGAAGGCGCCGGCGGCACCCTGCAGGACCAGGCGATCGGCCTTGAGCACACCCGGACGATCACCGACTTCCTGCGGCGCCAGTCGGAGAGCTCGATCCCCATGGCCGACGGCTTCGCGATCATGGCGGACGTGATGGGGCTGATGACCGAGGTCCGTACCGCAGGGCAGGCCGAGGACGTGGAGCGGCTCCGCGGCCTCCTGCCCAAGGCCGAGGCGCTGGCCGACGCCGTCCCCGAGGACCACGACTTCCGCTTCGTGGCCGTCTTCACCCGCGCCATGGCCCGCCTCATGCTCGGCCGGTTCACGATGGACAGGGAACTGCTCCTGCGCGGCCTCGCGGACTTCGAGGAAGGCAGCGCGGCCGCGGGGGGCAGCCCCGTCCCGATCGGGGAGGAAGAGCTTGAGTCCATGATCCCGGACCTGGCGGCCCTGCGTTCCTACCTCACCGACGACGCGGCGAACATCCCGGACCGGGACGTGCCACCACCGGACGCCCCCGCCGACCGGCTGAACTCCGCCGCGGACCGCCTCGGCATGCGCTACGCCTTCACCAGGGACCCGGCGGACCTCGATGCCGCCATCACCACGCTGGAACGGCTCCGCGAGCACATCCGGCAGGGCCGGGCCCCGCGCGTCGCCGCCAAGTCCCTGTGGTCGCTCGCCGAGTTCTACCGCGCCCGCTGGCACAGAGAGCAGAGCGCGTCCGACGCGGACGCCGCCACCGACGCGGCCAACGAGGCCCTGGAGGCCCTCGCCGCCGACGTCCTCCTCCAGCACGGCGCCGAACACCGCCTGACAACCGCCCGCGAGGGCGCCTCCCTCGGCGTACGGGCCGCCCTGTGGGCCGCCTCGCACGGGAGGGTGGACGACGCGGTCGCCGCCCTGGAACTGGGCCGGGCACTGGTGTTGCAGTCGGCGGCCACCTCCCGGGCCGTACCGGACCTGCTGGAGGAGCACGGCCATCCCGAACTCGCCGCCGCCTGGCGGAAGTCCGGCACCGCCGACAGCACCGAGCTGCCCGCCGAGCTCCCCAGCACCCTGCGCCGGGAGGCTCTGGAGGCCCTCGGCTACCGGAAGCGGGGAGGCCTGTTCGGCACTCCCACCCTGCGTGAACTGGCGGACGGTGTCGGCGAGGCCGGTGCGGACGCGCTGATCTATCTGGTCCCGAGCGGCGAGGACGAGGCCCCGGGCATGGTGCTGGCCGTGGGCCCCGAGATCGGCATCGGCGCGGGCGCGCTGCCCATGCTCTCCGCATCGGGCACCGCCCCTCTGGAGCACTACTTGGACGCGGCCGCCGCCCGCGCGGAGCACCCCGGCGAAGCGGCGGAACGGGCCTGGGAGGAGGCCCTGTCCGACCTGTGCGACTGGGCGTACGAGGTGTTCGCCCATGTCCTCGCCGGGCTGGAGGAACATCTCCCCGGCGAGGCGGCCGATCGTCGTACGCCCCGGGTGGTCCTTGTCCCCTGCGGCCGTCTCGGCATCGTCCCCTGGCACGCGGCCCGCTTCCCCGCGGACGCCCCGCACGACTACCTCTGTCAGGCCCTGGTGATCAGCTACGCGGCCTCCGGCAGCCAGTTCCTGCGTACGGTGAAACGCGCGCCGCGCGATCCGGTCTCGGCCCCGGCCATGGTGGCCGACCCGAGCCTCTCGCTGACGTATGCCGAGGTGGAGGTCCTGGAGCTGCGCAACGCCTTCTATCCGGGGGCACGGCTGTACGGCGACTTCGCCTCCCTGCCGCCCGACTCGGTACCGGCGGGCACACCCGACCAGTTGCTGGCCCTGCTCGCCCAGGACCACTCGATGGTCCATCTGGCCACGCACGGCATGGCGGGGATACGACCGACGGAGTCGGCCCTGCACCTCGCCCCCGACGGCCGCGGCGAGAAGATCGGCCGACTCAACGTGACCCGGCTCCTCGACCGGCCGCCACCGGACGGACAGGCGGCGCAGGACGGCCCGTTGATCGTGCTGAGCGCCTGCGAGACCGACCTGAGCACCCGCGACCACGACGAGGCCCTGACCCTCACCACGGCGTTCGTGTCGGGTGGCGCACGTGATGTCGTGGGGTCGCGGTGGACCGCCCGGGACAGTGTGTCGACGCTGCTGATGGCGGTCTTCCACCACCATCTGCGGGCCGGGCTCAGCCCCGTCGACGCCCTGCGGGCCGCGCAGTTGTGGATGCTCGACCCCGACCGGCGGGATCCGGGCCGGCTGAGCGACTCGCTGCGGCCGGACATCGGCCGCCCCGACCTCCAACGGCCCGCCCTGTGGGCCGCGTTCATCCATCAGGGCCACCCCGGCCGGAGAGAGGTGACCGTATGA
- a CDS encoding RES family NAD+ phosphorylase, producing the protein MHEETLSPSVYRFRPHWEVLPAGTQLWRMHSSRYAAEEFKPFIPDDPAPGRFHGTPEDPYPCLYAATDAETALAETLLRSRPFDPETGMRLVPWASVRGKSLNVARTRCELNLVSLCSGAALAAVCQDHLLLENEGPEHYADTRLWAREIRAQAPEAMGMIWGSKRNPSRRALVLFGDRLGHSADGPLEALPYRSIPDLGSPDGIKEANQLLEPLRSAIKEPIHR; encoded by the coding sequence ATGCACGAGGAAACCCTGTCGCCCTCCGTGTACCGCTTCCGCCCGCACTGGGAGGTGCTGCCCGCCGGTACCCAGCTGTGGCGGATGCACTCGTCGCGTTACGCGGCGGAGGAGTTCAAGCCGTTCATCCCGGACGACCCCGCGCCCGGCCGCTTCCACGGCACACCGGAGGACCCGTACCCCTGTCTGTACGCGGCCACGGACGCCGAGACCGCTCTCGCCGAGACCCTGCTGCGCTCACGTCCCTTCGACCCGGAGACCGGTATGCGGCTGGTCCCCTGGGCGTCGGTGCGGGGCAAGTCACTGAACGTGGCGCGGACCCGGTGCGAGCTGAATCTGGTCTCGCTGTGCTCCGGAGCGGCCCTCGCCGCCGTCTGCCAGGACCATCTCCTGCTGGAGAACGAGGGACCCGAGCACTACGCGGACACACGCCTCTGGGCGCGTGAGATCCGGGCCCAGGCACCCGAGGCCATGGGGATGATCTGGGGTTCCAAACGCAACCCGTCACGGCGGGCCCTGGTGCTCTTCGGAGACCGTCTCGGGCACAGCGCGGACGGACCACTCGAAGCACTGCCCTACCGCAGCATCCCCGACCTCGGCTCCCCGGACGGCATCAAGGAGGCGAACCAGCTGCTGGAACCTCTCCGTTCGGCGATCAAGGAGCCAATTCACCGCTGA
- a CDS encoding TetR/AcrR family transcriptional regulator: MSTAPASPPPLSLRERKKRRTRQLLVDTSLELFTERGFGKVTLDELCDSAEVSKRTFFRYFTSKEDVAMAPTQDLWLTFLDVLETTDLGPADRPLLLLVQDTLLTALDRTTTDDWAHRVLLSLNLTELTPSMDAHGLHFCDRTTRSAMETLHRRLDIAAPDDLRPRLAVDMVVAAFHCALTTWSATPTDPLSTHTREAFTALATAATFPARPRRPARKA; encoded by the coding sequence ATGAGCACCGCGCCCGCATCGCCCCCGCCCCTGTCGTTGCGCGAGCGCAAGAAGCGGCGCACCCGTCAGCTCCTGGTGGACACCTCCCTGGAACTGTTCACGGAGCGCGGCTTCGGCAAGGTGACACTCGACGAGCTCTGCGACTCAGCAGAGGTCTCCAAGCGCACGTTCTTCCGCTACTTCACCAGCAAGGAAGACGTGGCGATGGCTCCCACGCAGGACCTGTGGCTCACGTTCCTCGACGTCCTCGAAACGACCGACCTCGGCCCCGCCGACCGCCCGCTGCTGCTCCTGGTCCAGGACACCCTGCTCACGGCACTGGACCGGACGACCACGGACGACTGGGCCCACCGCGTACTGCTCAGCCTCAACCTGACCGAACTGACCCCCTCGATGGACGCGCACGGCCTGCACTTCTGCGACCGCACGACCCGCAGCGCGATGGAAACCCTGCACCGCCGCCTCGACATCGCCGCCCCGGATGACCTGCGCCCCCGGCTGGCGGTCGACATGGTGGTGGCCGCGTTCCACTGCGCCCTGACGACCTGGTCCGCCACCCCCACGGACCCGCTGTCCACCCACACCCGCGAGGCGTTCACGGCCCTGGCGACGGCGGCGACTTTCCCCGCGAGACCCCGCCGCCCGGCTCGGAAGGCGTGA